The genomic region GCAGCCCGACGCGGCCAACTTCAACTCCTGGCGCCGCCACCTGCGCCTGAGCGACCGCGGGGCCAGCGACGAGCTCAGCCACTCCTGGGAGGACGTCAAGGCCATGTTCAACGGGGGCACCCGCAAGCGCACCTtctccctgcagcagcagcagcaggcaggcCCCGCCGCCCCGCACAAGGGCCCCGAGCAGCCGCCCAAGAGCCTGCGGCCCGCCAGCCCCGGCTCGCCGGCGCCCGCCTCCGCCTCGCTGCAGGTGCGCAGCTACCCGCTCATCCCCGTGCCCAGCAAAGGCTTCGGGCTGCTGCAGAagctgccgccgccgctcttcCCGCACCCCTACGGCTTCCCGGCCTTCGGGCTCTGCCCCAAGAAGGACgagggcggcggcggcggcagcgcaGGAGGCGGGGGCGGCGCGGAGCCCGGGAAGGGCCTGCCTGGCATGTTCTGGCCAGCcggggccgccgccgccgccgctaagGACGCCGTCTACCCCTCCTTCCCCGTCTTCTGGCCGGCGGCCGGGGGACTCCCCGTCGGCCCCTACCCGGCAGCGGCGCAGGCTCAGCCCAAGGCCGGCGGCGAGTTGGAGGCCGAGCGCGGTGGCGGCGGGGCCTGCAGTCCCGCTGACGGCCAGCAGGGGGCGGAGGGCAGCGAGCGCTGCCCCAGCGCAGAGGAGCGTTCCGGGGACGAGGCAGGCGCGGGGGCTGCGGCCCGACGGAAGCTCCGCTACGTCTCCGCCTTCCGGCCCGTGGTGAAGGACGCGGAGAGCATCGCCAAGCTGTACGGCAGCCGCGAGCCCGGGGGCCCCTACCGCGCTGCGCACGGCTACGTCTCGCCGGACCTGCTCAGCGAGAGCTCGGACACCGCCGACGAGCCCGACGTGGACGTGGAGTCGAACCGCGGCCCCGACGAGGAGGACGACGACGAGGAGCCGCCGCTGCCGGGGCCCGGCGCGGAGGGCTACGAGGTGGGCAGCGTGCAGGAGGCTTTCTtgcgcgggggaggggggaggtagggCAGAGCAGAGCAGACGCGGCTTCCAAATACAGGCCAGGCTGATTTGTATTTACCCCTTTGAACAGCTGTAAAATTTACATCCAGGCGCATTCAAATACAAATAAGGAGGCGGCCTAATAGGGCTCCCTTTATGCAGCGGGAAATTACCCCAAATTAGGCGGATGCTTTGAAAGCTCTTGGGCAGTGAATTTTAAATGGGGTAATTTTCTCTGGAGCACTAATAATTGCATTTAGTAAAACGTTTGCCctcttctgtttttctttctttttgggaAAGCAGAGATTACAGCATCTGCGTTACTGTTGCAAATAATTTTGTGACCCTCCAATGTTCATGGGCTTTAATGAATGCATTTTCTTCCCGGAATAAACAAATCTGCCTTGAGCAGGGCCGGGGGCTTAAGAACTCCTCTCTTCTCTTCCGCTTGCAGGTGTACGCGCAGGAAGGCGAAGGGCAGGTGCAGCTCCTGAAGAGCCCGGCCGGCACTTACCCCGAGGCCACCGGTGAGCAGCAGCAGGGGGGTCGCTTTTGCACTTATATTGCGTCTAATTTCAGAGCAGATGAGTCCGCTGGTCGCTATGTCTTACGGGGCTTTGCTGCCTTTCTGAATCCtccctttcttctcctcctcctcgcaGAGCACGAAGCGGACGAGGTGCGCTCCGCGGCGGCGGCGGACGAGCTGGAGACCCGAAAGTCCTACATGGAACAAAGGAACCACCTCGCCCAGCCCAGCCCGGTCGATGCCGACAGAGGTAAGAGGCAAACTCTGTCGCCCTGGGGCTTCTCCTACTTCCAGGGCTGCTTGTATGCGCCGCTCTTGCGAGGAGCCTTTTATTCCAAGTGAGGGCTGCAGTCCGCGCACATAAAAGATCCTCTGACACCGCTTGTTCCGACCGGGAAGGAGCTGGTTTAAATCAACAGTAAAAAGCCTGTCCCCTGCAGCTTTTTACCAGCTAAATATTTAAAGAACTGGGTGATCTCTGAGTTTCAGATGATGCTGTCTGCTCCCACTTGCAAGCTGCTTTCTTTGCTGTGAAGACGTTTGTTTAGTAAAATAAAGATGAAAGCAGGGTATCTCAGAATAAGTCCCTACCGCAGCCTGCCTGCTGTACAAATGTGTTGTGTACTGTTTTCTGTCTTGTAATGTCAGTCCAGCCTGCTACCATTAAAGATTTGGGGCTTGCCTTGCTCTTGTCGGCTGAATTTCTTTGAGCTGCGCGGCGCTGCGCGTTTCCTTGCCCTGGCCGCGTAACCCTGTCAGCTCCTATTATTCCACTACAGGTGAGGAAGGGCTTAGAGTGGATGGTGCTGGCGCCCAGCTTGTAGAAAAAGACTTTGAGAACATGGCGAAAGGTGAGGTTTCTGAGCTTTTCCTGGAAAGACGGGAGCCCTTCTGGAAGGCTTGAAGAGCCAGGGGTTAGCTCGGGCTCCTTCTAACTCCAGTCACCCGAGGGTGGAAAAAAAGAGGAATAAgctcccaaattaaaaaaaaaccaaaaaaaaagctcCTTCGAGGGAAAAACGGCCTCTCTCAGTGCTTGATGCATTTCTAAATGAGTTGGGTTCCTGCTGCAGTCCCAGGACTCCTTAaggaagtctcttttttttcttgctgccTTGCTGGGCTGAAGTCCCGAGTTTGCCAGATCCCCCGGTCCCTCCTTACAGACAGGATCATTGCCCCAGATCCCCCGGTCCCTCCTTACAGACAGGATCATTGCCCCAGTCTGAAGAAAATGGGCCCCGCATTCGTAGTTCACTTCCGTCAGGAATCATTTAGGAATTTTAAGTGATcgaatttctttttgtttgttttgctttttaatttgttttgtgtgtatgtgttttggggttttttttttcttttctacagaGAGGGAAAATGTTTGAATTCCACAGCAATCTATGTAATTAACGCCCGACTGTTCTGTACGACCACTTTACTAAATCGTGTAATTAATTATAGCATCACTACCGTCTATTGTCGTTTTGTATCGTTACCATACTCTGTATCTCGTCCTCAAAGTGCTGTAGAATAACGATTTCGTTGCCTCACTGTTGTATTAGTTTAGCACTGTTATGGAATTAGTATATTCTATACGAAATGTTAATCAATTCAGGCTTGTCCTGAATTTCTTGTGTTTATTTCtattgggacttttttttttttttttttggcgcttGGATGTTAATTTTATTAGAGGGTTCAATTCACCCCCTTCTCTTTTTAACGTCACTTTCTATAATGGCTGAGGTCGGTCGTGTGCGGATCCTTCCTGAAACGGAAACGGATCGGGCAGATCGAGGGGGCTGGTAATGCCCCAGACTTTAACCATACTGGCTGTTAAGTTTATTTCTAATGCTGAACAAGAGCCATTTGTATGATAGAGCAGTGCGTTATATGCGAGTATGCATCCATACGCCTCATTGCGCTATAGTAAAAGAGCCATTCTTCCACGGGAAACAAATGCAGGGCACAGACCTCACAGCTTTATAATGCAAGCATTTATATAGATAAGCGCGGACGCACAAATATGTGTGTAATATCTATATACACACATAGTGTGTGCGCACGGTTGTTTGTTTTCTGtcgatattttatatttctgtgGCCATTTAAAGGGGGTGGGAGTCTGCATGTGCCCGTGTATTATATTTTGCATTTGGGCTGGAGCTGAGCGGAGATCTTGGGGGATGGCCGGAGGAGTCTGCTGTGTATTTGGAGCTGGGGATAGAGTTTGTAGTGCGGGGAGGACCCACATACCGGGCTTGCTTTGGGAAGCTTCACACTTGTGCTCACCCGAGGTCCATGTTTTTAACAGATGAATTGCAAAAACTGCTAGTGGAGCAGATGGATCTGCGAAAGAAACTGGA from Rhinatrema bivittatum chromosome 13, aRhiBiv1.1, whole genome shotgun sequence harbors:
- the SKOR1 gene encoding SKI family transcriptional corepressor 1 isoform X1, encoding MEAIAAPLGTARDASSSPPSKPELQPPYALKPNQVGEASLYGVPIVSLVIDGQERLCLAQISNTLLKSYSYNEIHNRRVALGITCVQCTPVQLEILRRAGAMPISSRRCGMITKREAERLCKSFLGEHKPPKLPENFAFDVVHECAWGSRGSFIPARYNSSRAKCIKCAYCSLYFSPNKFIFHSHRTPDAKYTQPDAANFNSWRRHLRLSDRGASDELSHSWEDVKAMFNGGTRKRTFSLQQQQQAGPAAPHKGPEQPPKSLRPASPGSPAPASASLQVRSYPLIPVPSKGFGLLQKLPPPLFPHPYGFPAFGLCPKKDEGGGGGSAGGGGGAEPGKGLPGMFWPAGAAAAAAKDAVYPSFPVFWPAAGGLPVGPYPAAAQAQPKAGGELEAERGGGGACSPADGQQGAEGSERCPSAEERSGDEAGAGAAARRKLRYVSAFRPVVKDAESIAKLYGSREPGGPYRAAHGYVSPDLLSESSDTADEPDVDVESNRGPDEEDDDEEPPLPGPGAEGYEVYAQEGEGQVQLLKSPAGTYPEATEHEADEVRSAAAADELETRKSYMEQRNHLAQPSPVDADRGEEGLRVDGAGAQLVEKDFENMAKDELQKLLVEQMDLRKKLEREFQSLKDNFQDQMKRELAYREEMVQQLQIVRDTLCNELDQERKARYAIQQKLKDADSKALHRELLLQSPSAAPVIQLWTLRRAWEGAEACKEWGSAHHL
- the SKOR1 gene encoding SKI family transcriptional corepressor 1 isoform X2 encodes the protein MEAIAAPLGTARDASSSPPSKPELQPPYALKPNQVGEASLYGVPIVSLVIDGQERLCLAQISNTLLKSYSYNEIHNRRVALGITCVQCTPVQLEILRRAGAMPISSRRCGMITKREAERLCKSFLGEHKPPKLPENFAFDVVHECAWGSRGSFIPARYNSSRAKCIKCAYCSLYFSPNKFIFHSHRTPDAKYTQPDAANFNSWRRHLRLSDRGASDELSHSWEDVKAMFNGGTRKRTFSLQQQQQAGPAAPHKGPEQPPKSLRPASPGSPAPASASLQVRSYPLIPVPSKGFGLLQKLPPPLFPHPYGFPAFGLCPKKDEGGGGGSAGGGGGAEPGKGLPGMFWPAGAAAAAAKDAVYPSFPVFWPAAGGLPVGPYPAAAQAQPKAGGELEAERGGGGACSPADGQQGAEGSERCPSAEERSGDEAGAGAAARRKLRYVSAFRPVVKDAESIAKLYGSREPGGPYRAAHGYVSPDLLSESSDTADEPDVDVESNRGPDEEDDDEEPPLPGPGAEGYEVYAQEGEGQVQLLKSPAGTYPEATEHEADEVRSAAAADELETRKSYMEQRNHLAQPSPVDADRDELQKLLVEQMDLRKKLEREFQSLKDNFQDQMKRELAYREEMVQQLQIVRDTLCNELDQERKARYAIQQKLKDADSKALHRELLLQSPSAAPVIQLWTLRRAWEGAEACKEWGSAHHL
- the SKOR1 gene encoding SKI family transcriptional corepressor 1 isoform X3, with translation MEAIAAPLGTARDASSSPPSKPELQPPYALKPNQVGEASLYGVPIVSLVIDGQERLCLAQISNTLLKSYSYNEIHNRRVALGITCVQCTPVQLEILRRAGAMPISSRRCGMITKREAERLCKSFLGEHKPPKLPENFAFDVVHECAWGSRGSFIPARYNSSRAKCIKCAYCSLYFSPNKFIFHSHRTPDAKYTQPDAANFNSWRRHLRLSDRGASDELSHSWEDVKAMFNGGTRKRTFSLQQQQQAGPAAPHKGPEQPPKSLRPASPGSPAPASASLQVRSYPLIPVPSKGFGLLQKLPPPLFPHPYGFPAFGLCPKKDEGGGGGSAGGGGGAEPGKGLPGMFWPAGAAAAAAKDAVYPSFPVFWPAAGGLPVGPYPAAAQAQPKAGGELEAERGGGGACSPADGQQGAEGSERCPSAEERSGDEAGAGAAARRKLRYVSAFRPVVKDAESIAKLYGSREPGGPYRAAHGYVSPDLLSESSDTADEPDVDVESNRGPDEEDDDEEPPLPGPGAEGYEVYAQEGEGQVQLLKSPAGTYPEATEHEADEVRSAAAADELETRKSYMEQRNHLAQPSPVDADRDNFQDQMKRELAYREEMVQQLQIVRDTLCNELDQERKARYAIQQKLKDADSKALHRELLLQSPSAAPVIQLWTLRRAWEGAEACKEWGSAHHL